AATGAACGATTTTGTCACCTCTGACATAGTCATTACCACGTACTCTATACTCACATCAGAGATTCACTTCACCAGTCTCAATCCGGAGAGGACGACGCTGCGCAGCAAGTCGAAATATCAGAGGCTCAAATCGCCTTTAATGAAGTTTTCGTGGTGGCGTGTATGCCTCGACGAAGCGCAAATGGTTGAAAGTGGTGTTGGTAAAGCCGCAACCGTCGCAAAGATGATACCTCGAATCAATGCCTGGGCGATCACAGGCACTCCAGTATGtattctcaatctttcatatCTTTTCATCTATGGCAATGTGGGAATTATCTGGATGATTGTTCAAATTGAATCAACCAAAGTACTTTTGGAGTTTCAAGCCTTCTGAGGTATCAATTGCATATTGTTTGGGAAGAAATGTGGGACTTTCTTGCTACTTGTATGGGTATTACATTTGCAGCGGATTCAATGTGTCGAATCGATTTAGCATATGAAAGAGCTGTTAAATTATGAAGAAATAACAAAGAGTTGTAGTGGGATCTGAcgcactttttttttattcattaaAGAAACTGAAATATATTGACTACAGTTTAGGTCAggaaaaatatcaatgacTTACTAGGATTACTCATTTTCTTAAAATATGAGCTCTTAGTCTCGGTGTGGCGATCTCTTGTATACTCCAAGCAAGATTTCCACAAGCTGTTCGGCGCAATTAGTCTGCGTCACTCAAAGCAAAAAGTTCGCGGAGAGCTAATCTTACCTAAACAACACCGCTTTGTAAttactctttctttcaaCCCAATTGAAGAGCAGTTTTACCAGGAAATGTTTGGCAAGATGTGTGAAGAATCTGGACTGGACACTGAGGGTGAGCCTCTCATGGATGGCTGGGATCCAAAAGTCTATGCTGAGGTTATGAGACGATGGCTTGTACGATTGAGGCAGGCAACTAATGCACTTCCCCCTAAGCGATCCACTAGGCGAAAAAGAATCGGAGATGAACCGATGGTTCAAACTGCGAGTAAGTCGAATCTCCAACTACGGGATGCTTCATGGCAAAGACTAATAGCATGATCAGGTAAGGCCCTTGAACTTATGTTTTCGCAAACGGATGTTGCTATTAGAGCAAATTCTCGATCactccttctttctcaattaAAGAGGGGCCAATTATTCGAAGACTCCCCCCGCGTTCAAGAGGCTCTGGATATCTGGAAAGAATGCGTCACAGTCTCCTCCACGTTTGTGGATCAAGCTCGGGATGAATTATCCACTGAGATACTGTCGGAGAAGGCGAGACTGGCATTTCATTCAGAGAGTAGTTCAAATTCGATGATAGCAGAAACTCAAGGAACGATTGTTCCAAGCAAAAGCCAGAGCATTGAAGGcaatggagagaaagatcTTGAAGCACAAGACGGGTAAGAAACTCTTCCATCGCCCTTTTAAAACTCTAACACATCCTCATTCAGATCGGATCCTGACTCACGCGTAGTGATGAGTCGAGCACGGCTGAGAGCCTCCTTGGAGCTTCATCACATGGGTTTGTTCTTCCTATCAAATGCTTACTTCCAGATAAAATCAAACGAGGAAATGACAGCAGTTAATTCCGCCGAGTTTGAAAACCTCGATATGCTCGAGAGGCAGGGTTACGAAGAGGCTAAGGAGTTACGGCGCGAGATACTACAAGATGTATGTTATTTGTTGCACTAGTACACATTTAAAAATGCTTTGAAATATAGCTGTAGCCATTCAACGCATTTGATTCCTTGGATTTATTGCGAACGATGGATTACAAAATTCAGATCAGATGCTGGCTGCCCCACAATATGAATGTATCTGAGCTAACACATTATAGGCCTTCAAGAGAACAGATACCATGATGAGCGCAATTAGAAGAGATACAGAATCTAGTTCAGCTGTCCAGCTACCTCAGTTCATACCTAGTACTCTTAAAGGGGGCTCTGAAAGCCGCCGTATCATGGAAGAGTAAGccataaatatttatatcccTATTTAGTTTAATTCTTGAGATACAGTTCCATAGATCTTTACAAGTTGAACCTACGTACTGACTTTCGTTGGCTAGATTCGAAAAGCTTGGAATTAATTTGGATAGACAAGCACATCAAATTAATGAATGGCGAAACCACCTCATCCAGATTTTGTTGAGCCCATTAGTCGAcaacgatgatgaagatattgccATCAGTGGGGATGAGTACGagaattctataaaagtACAGGAAGAAGTCGTGGTATACGTGCAAGCATTGCGGACAATGATTGCCGATAGACAGTCATCGTTGTCTGGCGTGCAAAATTATCTAATCGATGAAGAAGCTAAAACCGCTTTCCGGGAGGCAAAACATGGCAAAGGTCCTTTCCCAGAAAAGCTAATTGCGCTCTTCAATATAAGAGCCCTATTTCTGCACAAGATTATTAGTGTGAGGGGGACTTTATCAGAACTCCGGACGCTTATATCCAAGCTCAAGACAAATCATTCCCAAAATGAACTATCGATCGTCGAAGCTCAACTAAAGTTGGCCCACAACTATCTTACAGATCAAACAAAAGCGGCCACAAATCTAGAGAAGGAAATTGGGCTGTTTACAAAGTGTATGAATCTTCGAGTGGAGTACTACAAACAATTAcaagcaatttcaaatcaGGTGGCCCCATATACAGGCCCCAATAATGATGGTGTCAATCAGTCTTTTCTGCGAAAAGAGCATGCACTCAATCAAAACATAGCTTCGCTGAGAGCCAAGAGAAGATATCTAGTTCATTTAAAAGAGGAGGTCGAAAATCCTAAAGATAAGCGAACGTGTGTCGTTTGCAGAGAGGGATTCGACCTTGGAGTTTTGACCGTCTGCGGTCATCAATACTGTTCCGATTGCGCCAAAGAATGGTGGAAATGTAAGAACGCAATCATCCTCAAGTGCTGCATATATATTACTGACACATTGAAGTATCTCACAGATGCCCCATCTGTAAAGAGATGCTAATTTATGAAGAGCTTCACAATATCAGCTACAAGCCACATGAGCCAACACTGACCACCGAAGCTGAGGGCACTCGAGAACCGTTGAAGGAACGATCACTAAACTCGAACTCCCCTCAAAAATCTGCGATCTATTCAGACGTCAGCAAAGCTACTCTCTCAGCTATTAAAAACATTGAGTTACAAGACAACAAATCATTTGGCACCAAAATTGATACACTCGGTATGTAAACTTTGATCTCACTGAACAAAATGCCACTaacgattttcaaaaagccCGTCACATTCTTTACCTTAGAGAGTCAGATCCTGGCTCGAAGTCCATCGTATTTTCTCAGTTTACCGAGTTCCTACCGGTTTTGGCTAGCGCATTTGATGCATTTCGCATTGGtcattcatccattgatAGACCTAATGGGGTTGAGAAGTTCAAGAACGATCCTGGCATAGAAGTTTTCCTCTTACATTCTCGAGCACATAGTGCTGGATTGACTTTAGTTAACGCCAGTAATATATTCTTCTGCGAACCGTTATTAAACACTGCAATCGCACTCCAAGGAGAGTCTAGGGTACATAGAATAGGACAAAAGTTTGAGACCAACATTTGGGTGATGGTCATGGGCAATACTGTTGATCAGTCAATCTATGAGTTGTCTTTTAAGAGACGATTGGATCACCTAGGCCATACAACTATGTCAAAAAAGGGCAAAGAGAGAGCGGTTTCTGATGAGGAATTAGTAACACAGGCTCTAGAAGAGGCCGATAGCCTAGAGATGCAGCAATCAGTACCCAGAAATCTTCTTTTAAAAGGGCATGATGGTGAAGCCGTTTCGGAAAATGATCTTTGGACCTGCTTGTTTGGTGGGAGAACGAAGCGTACAACAGTAAATCTCATTGATGGTGGTTCTAGTGATTTTTTGGTGGAAATAGAAAAATCCAGTGGGGCTAGTACGATAAATGAGTCGATAGCGAATGATGCGTAGACAGTCagaaaaagtattattatgaTGCGGTATAAACTGTGGTGGATTATTCTTGACATGAGTCGGAGTTCATTGTTTAAGACCAGCTTTTGGGACATGCTTTGAGACACAGCACACATTTATGCATTAGCCACAAGAATTATTACAGAAACTTAGCTTTAGATAGTTTTCTCGATCATTTAGTTGCTATTACTGGAGAATCTTCAATATTTGCTTATTATGTTGATATGAAGGGTCAAAGgagtttgaaagattgaacaaTATCAGGCAGTTCAATAACTCTAAGTATGTTCTGTTGCCAGTAATATTACTTGCTCTATACCACAAGCAATGTTTTACTTTCCTCTCCAATATAACATGAGAAGTTAAGAAACTCCTTATTGCCAAAGTGTCAAACAATACTGAAAATGCAAATCACTTCGTTGCCCACGATAAAGTAAACCTCAactgagattgaaaaagactCCTCCAAACCCAACGCCGCATTATTATCCCGCTTCTTGATCTAGAATGAAAATTTGCCCCAAGCTCTCAGACACCAAATCTCTCTCTGTATTCTGCCAAAGTCTTCAGTGAAATATTACTTCCTCCACAaaccacaatcacaacattctttccttccacggtttccccatcctcctccaatatctttttcaacATGCCATTGGTAGCCACTGCTACACTGACACCGCACGCACTCTCAACCAACTGCGTCTAATTAGTAAACGGAACTAAGACATCCATAAATTAATGAGACTTACAATTCTTTCCTCATCAGCCATCCACACCATACCATCCACACTCTCCGCATCCCCCAACACTACACTCCTCACGTTCTTCCTATACTTCAATCCCCACTCCAGAGACTTCGCCGCTACTTGTGTCGCGCCCAGCGACGTAGCAATACTATCGATACCATCTAACCTGACCAATTCCTCCCTCTTCATCGCCGCATGGAAACTCGCTGTTCCCGTCGTCTCCACACCGATAACCTTCGTTCCACTGTGCGCTCCCAGTCTTCCACTTTCCTCTAATCCTTTCATGATACCATTAAACAATCCTCCTCCCCCAATGCTGCAGATCACCGCATCCAAACTGTGGATGCCTAGTCCACGAAcctcctcttcaatctccgTGATCACTCCACTGTTTCCCTCCCAGATCTCGGGGTGGTCAAATGGCGGCACGTATACACCGTTAGCATCGTTGGCTAATAGTTCTTCGCGCAGATATCTATCGGCTTCGCTCCAGTGGTTTCCGGTCTGCACCACTTCGGCTTTGAGTAGTTTTATCTTGGAGATCATGTGTGAGGATGTGGTCATGGGAACGACGATGGTACAGGGACGCTTGAGAGAGAATGCTGCGTGGGCGCAGGCGAGTCCGGCGTTGCCGCCTGAGGAACAGTAGAAGTGGACGGGAGTGTGGGGATTCGGGGGGAGGGAACGGATGAGAAGATTGCCTATGCCGCGGGACTTGAAGGAGCCGGATGGTTCTGAAGTGCGTTAGTTATTTTGATgggtgagatggagatggagatggagatggaatagATCAGAGAAGGTGAGGTGCAAAAGGGGAAACATGGTAATAAAGAGGACACAAGATGATCAGGACGTGTCGCAAAGACGAAAGATGAACTGCGCAACATGCGATAATCGAAATGGAATCCATGAGTACATACGTAAATTCTCAAGTTTAAGCCACACGTTACTATCTCCATATTAGTTTATACTCCCAACAAAACCCGAAAGCATTCTAGCAACTCACCATCCAGCATGTCTCGACAAAGCAGCCGATCTAACCAGCGGAGTTTTAATCCAAGGTTTCGATATATGACCCTCTCCCATTCCATTTGTGATTGGAGTTGTGGAGCCCATTctgtatggtatgatatttATTTGGTGTTCGACTTGTATCTGGAATCTCTTTTGGAACGAATATGTTGGTAGAAGAACTATCTTATCacctcaaatctcaaatgtTGCCACCaaatgtttgtttgtttgctgGAAGGAAGCGTGCGTCCCCAGCCTTAAGTACTTTGCATCGTAAGATCCTCTGCCCGCTAGCTCAATCCTCTCGCATCCAGTCCagtccattccattccacacAACCTACGAAAGGCATCTCGAAGCATGCGCAGAAGCACGGGAAGTGGAAACATGGAACATATTTCCTATGTAGGAAGTTTCGTATCAATATCGGGAACTATCGCTCGCCATCACCAACATGTAGAGTTTAAGGCGTGCATGCATGGTACGGACCCGAACCCCGACCCAAGCAAGCACTTGATAACAGCTCTGTACTGAAACAACCAGGATCCGTATGGCTCCTCGCGCATCCCTTTGGTTCGGCACTTCAGACTAGCCAGCCTACTAAAGGGGAATCCGACGATAAGCGGGGATGCGCTATCTCGCTAAAACAAGTTATAGGGTAATGAGCATTTCTCAGAAAGATACACGTGGATACTTATAGGGTAATCCAAGAGAAGCTATAGGGTAATCATGATACGCGCGAGAAGTTATAGGGTAATTAGAATGATAAGGGAAGCTCGGGACTGCATGCGATTTAAAGTTATAGGGTAATGTGGAGATACTTATAGGGTAATGGTTTGATGCACAGCGCAGGTGTCGCAAATGCGGGGGGAGCTATTTTCGAGCTATTGTCCATTTGGGTCAGGGTTCTGATATTCGATATTGACGATGTATGTGACGAGCGAGGGATCTTGACTTCTTTGGGTGACTAGGAGTGATGTCTTCTAGATAGTGGAATCGAATATCCATGGGTTTCAAAATTTGAGTTTATCTTCTTGTCTCCTGTGGTGATGTTAGAGACGAGTCAGGAAAGTGGAAAGGAATAC
The Botrytis cinerea B05.10 chromosome 5, complete sequence DNA segment above includes these coding regions:
- the Bcirc20 gene encoding Bcirc20, whose translation is MAPVKPEWEQDFAIIPEGSIFAPELEAQRTDNAKDNVPLEKAPSVFVADVTDALINYLTADQNASEEPLTKRQKLTTGSRLESSSGHVSQDYITVKQTALEVRCLRSKLPLDCTTLNRQKIHFTSHWGRQGGSTKPSNIILRDDNNNSLLTIPLSLEHASMSIQDSFDDVLICLMVDRDSKRRTQQLSKLWTEAGISVYKTDESDYIRIDFTIKWEITTNPTSIQPKKTDALLKVLNTYFPNPNITSLKPLSAQDFYQSAHSPDPDDEIAASIETPGLESTLYPFQKRAVQWMLRREGFEWSRATGCIERAQSKAIGRTPPSFFAVKDLQGRSCYVSHLFAIVTFDLAPFFWVDQEIKGGILAEEMGLGKTVEMIALMTLHTRHDQDPSIFDPFSGETLQTTHATLIISPPSISKQWIDEIKTHAPKLKVTYYEGIKSRKLQYETTMNDFVTSDIVITTYSILTSEIHFTSLNPERTTLRSKSKYQRLKSPLMKFSWWRVCLDEAQMVESGVGKAATVAKMIPRINAWAITGTPVRKNINDLLGLLIFLKYELLVSVWRSLVYSKQDFHKLFGAISLRHSKQKVRGELILPKQHRFVITLSFNPIEEQFYQEMFGKMCEESGLDTEGEPLMDGWDPKVYAEVMRRWLVRLRQATNALPPKRSTRRKRIGDEPMVQTASKALELMFSQTDVAIRANSRSLLLSQLKRGQLFEDSPRVQEALDIWKECVTVSSTFVDQARDELSTEILSEKARLAFHSESSSNSMIAETQGTIVPSKSQSIEGNGEKDLEAQDGSDPDSRVVMSRARLRASLELHHMGLFFLSNAYFQIKSNEEMTAVNSAEFENLDMLERQGYEEAKELRREILQDAFKRTDTMMSAIRRDTESSSAVQLPQFIPSTLKGGSESRRIMEEFEKLGINLDRQAHQINEWRNHLIQILLSPLVDNDDEDIAISGDEYENSIKVQEEVVVYVQALRTMIADRQSSLSGVQNYLIDEEAKTAFREAKHGKGPFPEKLIALFNIRALFLHKIISVRGTLSELRTLISKLKTNHSQNELSIVEAQLKLAHNYLTDQTKAATNLEKEIGLFTKCMNLRVEYYKQLQAISNQVAPYTGPNNDGVNQSFLRKEHALNQNIASLRAKRRYLVHLKEEVENPKDKRTCVVCREGFDLGVLTVCGHQYCSDCAKEWWKLSHRCPICKEMLIYEELHNISYKPHEPTLTTEAEGTREPLKERSLNSNSPQKSAIYSDVSKATLSAIKNIELQDNKSFGTKIDTLARHILYLRESDPGSKSIVFSQFTEFLPVLASAFDAFRIGHSSIDRPNGVEKFKNDPGIEVFLLHSRAHSAGLTLVNASNIFFCEPLLNTAIALQGESRVHRIGQKFETNIWVMVMGNTVDQSIYELSFKRRLDHLGHTTMSKKGKERAVSDEELVTQALEEADSLEMQQSVPRNLLLKGHDGEAVSENDLWTCLFGGRTKRTTVNLIDGGSSDFLVEIEKSSGASTINESIANDA
- the Bccha1 gene encoding Bccha1, with translation MGSTTPITNGMGEGHISKPWIKTPLVRSAALSRHAGCNVWLKLENLQPSGSFKSRGIGNLLIRSLPPNPHTPVHFYCSSGGNAGLACAHAAFSLKRPCTIVVPMTTSSHMISKIKLLKAEVVQTGNHWSEADRYLREELLANDANGVYVPPFDHPEIWEGNSGVITEIEEEVRGLGIHSLDAVICSIGGGGLFNGIMKGLEESGRLGAHSGTKVIGVETTGTASFHAAMKREELVRLDGIDSIATSLGATQVAAKSLEWGLKYRKNVRSVVLGDAESVDGMVWMADEERILVESACGVSVAVATNGMLKKILEEDGETVEGKNVVIVVCGGSNISLKTLAEYRERFGV